CGCCCACGCACACGAGCGGCGAGCCCACGTGCACCAGACGCTCCAGTTCGGCGGCCAGTGGCTGGATGCCGACGCCGATGATGCCGTCCAGGCGCCGCCCTGGCAGCACCTCCTCGAAGAGCCTGGCGCGCTCGGCGGACTCCTCCTGCACGCCGTAGAGGACCAGGTCGTGGCCGGACGCCAGCAGGCCCTCCTGGATGCCGCTGAGCAGCTCCGCGAAGTACCACCGGTGCAGGGAGGGCATGATGACGCCGACCGACAGCGATCGTCCGGTGGCGAGACTCATGGCCGAGGAGTGCGCGACGTAGGAGAGCTCGGCCGCGGCCGCCCGTACGCGCTCCCGGGTGTCTTCGGCGACATAGCCGCCGCCACTCAGCGCGCGACTGGCTGTGGCTTTGGACACGCCGGCGCGCGCGGCGACATCGGCGATCGTGGTCATCATTCCTCCGGTGTGGGCAATCGACAGCGTAGCGGGGTCCGAAGTCGAAGGGAACCGGTTCCACACGATACTATCTGGGAGCGCTCCCACGAATCGCATCACGTCTCCACAACGGTTGTGCAGATGTTGCTGCGTGGCGTTGTGTGGGGGTGCCCAGGGCAAGTAGGTTGTCCTGGAATCGGTTCCTCACATGCTGCGGAGATCGCAGTCAATGAGGTCCGTGATCCACCCGAAGAGGAGAAAACACATGGCTCTGTCACAGCGATACCGCCTGCTTGCTCCCCTCGCCCTGGTCAGTGCGGCTGCGATCGCCCTGACCGGTTGTGCGGAGGCAGCGCCCGGCGGCGGAAACGGCGGTTCCGACGGCAAGTCGACCGTCCGCATCTCCGGCGGCATCACCGGCTCTGAGGCCACCGACCTCAACAAGTCGTTCGATCAGTTCACCAAGGACACCGGAATCAAGGTCGAGTACACCGGTGACAAGGGCTTCGAGGGCAACATCGTCACGAAGGTGACCGGTGGTGACGCCCCCGACATCGCGATCGTCCCGCAGCCCGGCCTGCTGAAGACGCTCGTCGAGACCGGCAAGGTCGAGGCAGCACCGGATGCCGTCTCGAAGGCGGTCGACGAGAACTGGTCGAAGGACTGGAAGAACTACGGCACGTTCGACGGCACCTTCTACTCGGCGCCGATGCTCGCGAACCTCAAGGGCTACATCTGGTACTCGCCGGCGAAGTTCAAGGAGTGGGGTGTCGAGGTTCCCAAGACCTGGGACGACATGATCGCGCTCACGGACACCATCAAGCAGAAGTCGAGTCAGGCGCCCTGGTGCGTCGGCTTCGCCTCCGGCGACGCGTCCGGCTGGCCGGGTACCGACTGGATCGAGGACCTCGTCCTGCGCCAGTCCGGCCCGGAGGTCTACGACAAGTGGGTCTCCGGCGACGTGAAGTTCACCGACCCCGAGATCAAGGACGCGTTCGACGCGGTCGGATCGATCATCCTGAACCCCGATTACGTCAACGCCGGCTTCGGTGACGTGAAGAGCATCAACTCCACGGCATTCGGCGACGTGGCGGCGAAGGTCGCCGACGGCACCTGCGCGCTGACCCACCAGGCCTCGTTCCTCTCGGCGAACTTCCTCGACGTGAAGAACGCCGCGGGCGAGACCCCGAAGGTCGCTCCCGACGGTGATGTCTACGCGTTCCTGATGCCGGGCATGAAGGAGGGCGAGTTGAGCGTCGAGGGTGGTGGCGAGTTCGTCGCCGGCTTCAACACCGACCCGTCCACGGTCAAGGTGCTCGAGTTCATGGCATCCCCCGAGTTCGCGGACGCTCGCGTCAAGCTCGGTGGTGTGCTCTCGGCCAACAAGAAGGCGGACTCGAGCCTCGCGTCGAGCCCGTTCCTCAAGGAGGCCATGGACATCATGCAGGCCGACAGCACGACCTTCCGCTTCGACGCATCCGACCTGATGCCGTCGACGGTCGGTTCGGGCTCGTTCTGGAAGGGCATGGTCGACTGGGTCGACGGCAAGTCCACCGACGAGGTTCTGAAGAACATCCAGGCCGGTTACGCGAACTGACCGGTAGCGCTAGTCTGAGCGCAACCTGCTGACAGGTGCGGGGTCGGGCCCTCGGCTCGACCCCGCACCCGCATCACCTCCCGGGCCGTGAACGCGGCGGCCCGGCTGTTCCGGCCGCGTCCGGTGCTGTATCCAGAAGGGGACCCCATGTCGCAAGTGATCGTCGAAGAAGTCGAGACGACCGAACTGCCGCAGACCAGGCACGGCGCCGATCCGAAGGGCCGCGCACTGACGCGCATCCTGGTGACCGTCGGATTCGTGCTGATCGCGGCCCTGCTCTTCCTGCTGATCTTCTCCGCACCCGTCGAGAACCCGGCCCGTATCGCACTCGGGCCGGTCTCGCTGAACACGTTCTTCATGTGGCTCGGCAACATGCATCCGTTGCTGCAGATCCCCGTGGTCCTCATCGCCTTCGGCATCGTCGTGGCCATCGTGCTGGTGCTCATCGAGTACGCACCGCGCCCGGGCAAGGGCTACTTCATCATGCGCCTGGTCGCCTGCCTGGTGATCCCGGTGCTCGCCTTCCTGCTGCTGCGGCCGTACTCCAACGCGGTGCTGTACGTGGTCGGGATCGCACTGCTCTCCGGAGCGCTGCTGTTCTTCGCGGACTACCGCTCCCGCCAGGGTGCCGGCTACCTCTTCCAGCTCATCCTGTTCATGGCCCCTGCCACGATCATGCTGCTGCTCGGCCTGATCTACCCGGCCATCGCGACCTTCGTGAAGTCCTTCTTCGACAAGACCGGCACCGACTTCGTCGGCTTCGAGAACTACTTCTGGGTGTTCACGAACCCGGTGGGCACGTCATCCGTCGTCAACACGCTCATCTGGGCGCTGCTGGCGCCGACGATCTCGGTGGCCTTCGGCCTCGCCTACGCCGTCTTCATCGACAAGGCGCGCGGCGAGAAAGTCCTCAAGGTGCTCGTCTTCATGCCAGTGGCGATCTCGTTCGTCGGCGCGGGCATCATCTGGAAGTTCATGTACGACTACCGGCAGGGCGACCAGCTGGGTCTGCTGAACGCCCTCGTGACGATGTTCGGCGGTGACCCGGTCAACTGGCTGGCGGTCAAGCCGCTGATCAACACCTTCATGCTGCTGATCGTGTTCATCTGGACGCAGACCGGCTTCGCGATGGTGATCCTGTCCGCCGCGATCAAGGCCGTCCCCGCCGAGCAGATCGAGGCCGCAGAGCTCGACGGCACGAACGCCTGGCAGCGGTTCACGAACGTGACCGTCCCCGGCATCCGCTCCTCGCTGATCGTGGTCCTCACGACCATCACGATCATGTCGCTGAAGGTCTACGACATCGTCGCGGTGATGACCGGCGGACGCGATGACACCACCGTGCTCGGCTTCGAGATGGTCAACCAGCAGCAGCGCTTCCAGAGTTACGGACACTCCTCGGCCCTGGCCGTGGTGCTGTTCATCTTCGTGCTGCCCCTGATCATCTACAACGCCCGATCGCTGACCAAGCAGAGGGAGATCCGCTGATGAGCGCCACCGAAGCCATCGTGAGAGACACCCGGACCAAGGGCCAGGTCGCGCGCGACACGCGCCGCACCGAGGCCATCGCGCACAAGAAGCTCACGTCCCGCGGCGCGACCATCGCCGCGGTGATCATCGCCTTCTTCTGGACGATCCCCACCTTCGGACTGTTCGTGACCTCGTTCCGCCCCGGTGCGGACACGCAGTCGACCGGTTGGTGGACCGCGTTCACCGACCCGCAGTTCACCCTGGACAACTACGTGCAGGCGCTCACCGCCGGTGGCACCTCCACCACGCTGGCCGTCGCATTCGTCAACTCGCTGGCGATCACCATCCCCGCCACCGTCTTCCCGATCGTGCTCGCGTCGCTGGCCGCCTATGCGTTCGCGTGGATCGACTTCAAGGGTCGCAACCTGCTGTTCGTGTTCGTGTTCGCGCTGCAGATCGTGCCGCTGCAGATGGCCCTGGTGCCGTTGCTGAGCCTGTTCTCCAGCGGTCTGACGATCGGCGATGTGACGGTCTTCCCCGGCTTCACGCTGAACGATCTGGATTACAGCTTCGCGCGTGTGTGGATCGCCCACGCGATCTTCGCGCTGCCGTTGGCGACGTTCATGCTGCACAACTTCATCGCCGAGATCCCCGGTGACATCATCGAGGCGGCTCGAGTGGACGGCGCCGGCCACGGCCAGGTGTTCTTCCGCATCATCCTGCCGCTGGCGATGCCGGCGATCGCGTCGTTCGGCATCTTCCAGTTCCTGTGGGTGTGGAACGACCTGCTGGTCGCGACGATCTTCGCCTCGCCAGGAGCGCTGCCGATCACCCAGGCGCTGAACTCGCTGTCGGGTACCTGGGGCAACAAGTGGTTCCTGCAGTCCGCGGGTACGTTCATCTCGATCATCGTGCCGCTGATCGTGTTCTTCGCACTGCAGCGCTTCTTCGTCCGCGGCCTGCTGGCGGGCGCCACGAAGGGCTGACACGTCAGCACCCGTCTGTATGGCGCAAACCGCCCCTGAATCGCCGATTCAGGGGCGGTTTGCGCCATATAGCGGGGCACGGCTGAAACACTCTGCTTCATCGTGAAACAGAGCCGGCATCCGGCATCCGTGCATCTAGCCTGAGACCCATGCGCTTCGCGGAGAACATCGTCGACCTGATCGGCGACACGCCCCTCGTCAGACTCACCCGCGTGACCGAGG
Above is a genomic segment from Microbacterium sp. W4I4 containing:
- a CDS encoding ABC transporter substrate-binding protein, whose protein sequence is MALSQRYRLLAPLALVSAAAIALTGCAEAAPGGGNGGSDGKSTVRISGGITGSEATDLNKSFDQFTKDTGIKVEYTGDKGFEGNIVTKVTGGDAPDIAIVPQPGLLKTLVETGKVEAAPDAVSKAVDENWSKDWKNYGTFDGTFYSAPMLANLKGYIWYSPAKFKEWGVEVPKTWDDMIALTDTIKQKSSQAPWCVGFASGDASGWPGTDWIEDLVLRQSGPEVYDKWVSGDVKFTDPEIKDAFDAVGSIILNPDYVNAGFGDVKSINSTAFGDVAAKVADGTCALTHQASFLSANFLDVKNAAGETPKVAPDGDVYAFLMPGMKEGELSVEGGGEFVAGFNTDPSTVKVLEFMASPEFADARVKLGGVLSANKKADSSLASSPFLKEAMDIMQADSTTFRFDASDLMPSTVGSGSFWKGMVDWVDGKSTDEVLKNIQAGYAN
- a CDS encoding carbohydrate ABC transporter permease, whose protein sequence is MSQVIVEEVETTELPQTRHGADPKGRALTRILVTVGFVLIAALLFLLIFSAPVENPARIALGPVSLNTFFMWLGNMHPLLQIPVVLIAFGIVVAIVLVLIEYAPRPGKGYFIMRLVACLVIPVLAFLLLRPYSNAVLYVVGIALLSGALLFFADYRSRQGAGYLFQLILFMAPATIMLLLGLIYPAIATFVKSFFDKTGTDFVGFENYFWVFTNPVGTSSVVNTLIWALLAPTISVAFGLAYAVFIDKARGEKVLKVLVFMPVAISFVGAGIIWKFMYDYRQGDQLGLLNALVTMFGGDPVNWLAVKPLINTFMLLIVFIWTQTGFAMVILSAAIKAVPAEQIEAAELDGTNAWQRFTNVTVPGIRSSLIVVLTTITIMSLKVYDIVAVMTGGRDDTTVLGFEMVNQQQRFQSYGHSSALAVVLFIFVLPLIIYNARSLTKQREIR
- a CDS encoding carbohydrate ABC transporter permease; its protein translation is MSATEAIVRDTRTKGQVARDTRRTEAIAHKKLTSRGATIAAVIIAFFWTIPTFGLFVTSFRPGADTQSTGWWTAFTDPQFTLDNYVQALTAGGTSTTLAVAFVNSLAITIPATVFPIVLASLAAYAFAWIDFKGRNLLFVFVFALQIVPLQMALVPLLSLFSSGLTIGDVTVFPGFTLNDLDYSFARVWIAHAIFALPLATFMLHNFIAEIPGDIIEAARVDGAGHGQVFFRIILPLAMPAIASFGIFQFLWVWNDLLVATIFASPGALPITQALNSLSGTWGNKWFLQSAGTFISIIVPLIVFFALQRFFVRGLLAGATKG